From the genome of Plectropomus leopardus isolate mb chromosome 9, YSFRI_Pleo_2.0, whole genome shotgun sequence:
atatattgttttaagaGAAATTAGGTCAATTCTTTCTTAATATGCATGATCAGCATGACTCAGCAATCAAGAGAAGTCTTGATATGAGCCGGAAGTTACCTGTATCCTCAGAGAATGCCAGCTAGCAACAACCAGCAACAATAAACAATGTGTTTGTACTTTAAACCTTTTACTTCAAAGGCAAGTGGGGAGAAGTATAACcttgtttaatctgtatatctttgatttttttctttgatttttgtatttaaaacctgtacattttttccttcttctttgatacatgcctatttttgcactttttgtatattttatattttgtatatattgatattttatatattttttctgtacacacggctgctgtgacaagttaatttcccacaagtgggataaaaactaagtctaagtctaagtcttttactcctatttttttaaacacacactcaaacacacacacacacacacacacacacactaatacagtgtctgaaaaaaacaaggaggCTATGTGTGCCAACATGAAGGAACAATTTTTTGGAGAGTAATGTACCCTGAAGGTGCAGGTGGTCATCAGGagtttaaaaagatttttaaaaaatcaggatttttttcatttagcttTTTATCATAGCCTGGTTTCTGACTTCGTCATCACTCTAGTCCTATAATTTTCTCTGCAGTTTAAACCAAAAAGGCAGTTAAATTTGATTTGCTCTCCTGATACTGATTAGGATACCTCAACCTAAGATATTTTGCAAGTACCAATATTACTGCTTATTTTCCCTCTAAATGCAAAATCTGTATACGTCgctcagggttcctgcagatccttaaaaagtcttacaaggcattgaattcatacatctaaaaataaggccttaataggtattaaaatgacttgaattcatattttaaatgtctgacaAATGCTTAGACATTGGTAGTTGAATTTTATGAATCAtcttttctgacattgcatcgTAAATTCTTAAAATcatttgtaacatttattttttttgtcaaataatctaatgaattccttttcttaaactcgtCACAATAGGAATCCATGCAGCATTGTTAAACTGACGTTgcttcattaaatgtttttaccagTCTAAATCACTGGGCATATTTGTTTCAGAGAGACAGGGAGCTCTGTGGATGATTCAACTCCCTGTGAAAACTTCCTAAATGTCTTGATTTTAAgttatttgtgaaaaaatgtgagcacacatGCTCAGGAGCTGGGCTAGCAGCCCATTCACTACAAGTGAAACAGCATAGAggaaacattgatttttaaacaCTCAAGGACTTCCGTTGACATTATCGCTCCGTCTTTTGATATTGTTCTCACTGAGACACCTCTTAGCggcaaaaaattacatattgtatatttaatgaaaatgtcacatcatGGCCGTAATTATCATGGCGGCTGTTTCCACTTTTGtagctcagtgtgtgtgcatttgtcagGGAAAACAATGGTTAACCGTTCATGGCTGTTATCTCACTAACTAAAAACGTGAATGGTGCAGTTTTATGGGAGTATTTACTGGCGGGTACTTTCCAAAGCCTTGATAATGTTTCCTCTTTCATCGCCAGTCACTAAGGATATCACCTATGAGGAACTGAAAGATCTTCTGGGAAAAAGTCAGAATCTCCTTCTGGTTGATGTTCGGAGTAAAGGAGAAGTGGATAATGGACGAATTCCAGGATCCATTCACATCCCAGGTGAGCTTCTTCTAAATTAATTTAGGCAGTTAAATCTGATTCGCTCTCCTGATAAATTCCCTGCTGTGTAAATTAATTTACACAGCAGGGAAAAATCCATTCATTATCTATAATTctataaatatgtgtatatatgtgtatatatatatataaatatatatatatatgaataatctaattttaaaatattgttctGCCTTTCTCTCTTCCTGCCTTATTCACTCAGTTGAAACGGTAGAGGCTGCTTTTGGACTGGAAGCAGAAGAGTTCAAAGCCAAGTACGGAGTAACCAAGCCACCGGTGGACACGCCAGAGCTGGTGTTTCACTGCCAGATAGGAAAGCGAGGCCAAACTGCCACGAACACAGCTAACATGCTTGGATATGTGAAGTGAATAAGTTATTGGTTACTTTAACTTATATAGGCTACACACAGCCCATCTTGCTTTTAAACAGACAGCACATGTCTCCTACATTAATGTCATAAAtcactgtttaaaaatgtatccaatGACCCCATGCAAAGACTTCCATACATGTGAGACcaattttgtctgtttcttcactaaaatgttgattttctttttctcattgttCTGAAAGTTGTCCTTCTGTCTTCTGTTTCAGCGCACGTAACTACACTGGAGGATTCAAGGAGTGGTCTGAGAAAGAGGGAAAGTGATTCACGTTGAAAGAAAgccttttatatatttatacaaataGCAGCTGTGGAAGCTAGACAGACAGaatatttttatactgttttgttttcatactcTACATCactgtatttataatatatcaataaatacaaataaaataagtcatGTTATCTACACAGATATACATGTATTTGTGGGGATCATTTTTAGAGAGCTGAATATCCCGACATGAATAAACTGGAGAGACTAAATTTTCTGCATGACGAAAACATGACAGTGGTCAGAGATCAAATGTTTTACAGATGGTGTACTGTAGCAAAAAGTCAGCTGAGGAAAACTGTGAGATGTGGCTGAAAGCTCAGGAAAAAGCTTGTAAGTGGAAGATTATgtcttcagttgtttttgtaaatttggtGCAATTTAAGGACAACAATTAATTCTATAATTAAACATGTATAATATAGTACAGATTCGGTACACTTACATATTTTTTACCATAATATcgtggaaaaaaatattcaaatacatgTGATTGAATAGCATAAAGCAGTAAGGCACTTACTGTTCATTACTTATTAGggtggggaggagaggagaggagctttacctttaaatgttttttaattctttattttaaatacccatAGGTTCCTAAACAAGAAATGAGGTCACACTCCAACTCTGATTAATAAAATACACTCCCTAAATGTgcaggattatttttttatttgtacacaGTCAGGGGTTTGTAGAATTTGATTCACCAAGacctttctgcctttttttttcagttttttttgtttgtttgtttgttttttttaattgtctggacagctcttattttatttttgaaataccTTTTAATATGTATTATAGTATTTGACTGATGAAATCTGGATTTACCACCACAGTATCTCTTAATCCCCGACTATGACCTTACTTTCAGGAGCCCAATCAAATGAAAAAGGCAATGCTATTTCTACAAATTTGTCattgtattgtactgtatatttttcatCTCGTTCGTGAGGTATTATCCGTGTATTTCATTGCTTGCTGtgtcacaaagacaaaaaagattatatattattatattgcaAGTAGTGCCGACCGCAATCTGAttggtaaacaaaacattacataaaaagTCCAGAAATGTGCAATTGTTCATCAATCAGGAGACAAGGAGCGTTTTAGGGCACGTTATATGGAGCTGATAACACAGTGTCAAAATAATCTCGGTAATTACAGTTTATATAAAAAGTAACAGCCAACTCACCAATGCTGTAAATTATTGCCTATACTAacacaaaagtgacaaaaatcaGCATAAACCGTCATGTTCTGAACCCACAGATTATAAATACCAACAAAAACGGACATTTGcgttttggaaaaataaacagcaaaattaaaTGCACACTTAAAACTACTCAGTCCAGCACAACAGGTGAAGGGAACTATAAACTAAGTGATTGGGACCGcagtaacaacataattttGGTAAAGCTAAATAAGCATCCGGGCACGTGTGCAAGGTGCAAGCTCAGTCAGCGCGTGCATGGCGATGAGATTCCCTCAGTATGTGAAAGATgctcaaaaaaatacaacaggtAATGTAAACGtcgattttttgtttttggtttttttttttgctagaaGTGTAAAGTTTagacatgtaaaattatttaaaaggcAGTTAATCTCCGCTCATAATCGGTTATAAACGGCAGACTGGTTAGCGAGGGTTGAAGTTAGCTAGCACAACATGAAGTAAGCTAACATAAACATTAGCTTAAGTAGTAGCTTGCGGTTTTTATTATCACTGCAGGTGCTGCGGCTGGTCATGATTTTGGGAAAGCAAAGACAACAGCATGGTTTAAGGACTGCAGGGGGACTTTTGGTACTTTTGTGGACTGAAACAGGAGCTTCTGTCAAAAGTCTAAACTGCACTGGTGAGTTTTAACACAACACCACGGTCTCATAATCGGTTTCATGATGATGATCTAACAGTGCAATAAAAGTGTCTTAAAAGGTTGTTAAAAATTGAAGCTGAATGTACTTGAACAACGAATAATTATACTTACATAAAAAAGGgtgtacattttattacttGAATTTGAATATAGCACgtgtaaaatgttaatgacTTAAAACGGAAAGAGCATCAAAACATTGATAAACTGAGATGCCTTATTT
Proteins encoded in this window:
- the LOC121948181 gene encoding thiosulfate:glutathione sulfurtransferase-like, with translation MASQVTKDITYEELKDLLGKSQNLLLVDVRSKGEVDNGRIPGSIHIPVETVEAAFGLEAEEFKAKYGVTKPPVDTPELVFHCQIGKRGQTATNTANMLGYVNARNYTGGFKEWSEKEGK